The Fibrobacter sp. genomic interval GTAAGCGTTCGGGTCAACCTGATAAGTGCCGCTTTCCGTCTTGTCGCCGCCGTCCTGGTGGGCGATGTAGATGTGCAAGCCCCAAGCGTCGCCGTTAGAAAGCGTACCGCCGAGGAAGCCGTCGAAGTTCGTCACGGTCTCGGGCACCTTGGATGTGTCGCGCACGTTCTCGCCAATGACCTTCGTGGGCAAGTAGCGGAAAAGTTCGGAGTTGATGCGGCCGAAAAGACCACCGATGGAGATACGCGGATCAGGATTGTTCTCGTCACCGAGGGAGATGGAGAAGATACCACCAAAGTTCGGGTACATCGGATCCTGGTTCTTGCCCGTTTCGACATTCTGCGTGTACGGACCGAATTCGCCGATGAGGTAGTTCGGATAAAGGTTGATGTTTGCTGCGTTATCAAAAATGCTCACATCATCCATGATGTATGTGGTATTTTTGCCCATGGATTCGATACGGGCGAAGGTAGCAAAAGCAGAACCCACCCCGAGAACTCCAAAAGCAGTGCCGACGGCAATAGCTGATCTCAACTTCATTTGAGGACTCCTATAAGAAATTCTGTTATTAAAGTTAGTTTTATAAAAGCAAAAACGCAAGAAAAAAATGAAAAAAGACCATGCTTTTTAAGCATGGCCCTTTTTCAACAACAGAGTAACGATTATTCAGAGAAGGTGAACGGAATCGTAACGGTCGTGTTACCGGATTTCACCTTGCTGAACGTCCAGTTACCGACGGCGTTCTTGATCTGAGCATCAAATTCGCCGTAGCCGGTCGTGGAGGAAGCAATGGAAATACTGATAACTTCACCACCCGGAGCAATCGTGAACTTCAGAGTAACCTTGCCCTGGAATCCCGGTTTCTTCTTCAGGAACTTGTTGTAGATGTGGCGCAGACCAGGCGTACGCTGACGCACGACCTTCATGATGTCCGCAGCGGAACGAGAACCGCCACCGGCACCCATGTCGATATCACGGGCAGACGGGGTCTTGATGTTACCCTTGGCCTTGGTAGAGATACCGCCACCGCCACCTCCGAAGAGGCCTGCGAGGCCGTCACCGATACCACCGGCACCGCCTTCTGCGTAACCTTCGTTAAAGCCACCATCGGCCTTACCGCGACGACCACCGAGGACGGTCTTACCCGTCGTCTGAAGACCAGCCACGTCCTTGAGCACCTTGTCGATGTCCTTGGTGAACTTCTGGTTCTTCATGAG includes:
- a CDS encoding AgmX/PglI C-terminal domain-containing protein, which codes for MAKKNTPVDPLVAALMPESDKKMGAIAGGSVLVALALSFWASMYEVVVDEVIFDSSEGPDLTAQMSMDEKKEEKKEEKKKEEPKKPRKKAGGGGKPRGKGQPNAPQTRGVLKLLTAQTKTASAAAYDLMKNQKFTKDIDKVLKDVAGLQTTGKTVLGGRRGKADGGFNEGYAEGGAGGIGDGLAGLFGGGGGGISTKAKGNIKTPSARDIDMGAGGGSRSAADIMKVVRQRTPGLRHIYNKFLKKKPGFQGKVTLKFTIAPGGEVISISIASSTTGYGEFDAQIKNAVGNWTFSKVKSGNTTVTIPFTFSE